The DNA segment TCATACGTAATAGAAAGTCAATGAGAATAATTAACTAGAAACTAGATCAGTCTTTTAAGTTTTGCTGCAGCATCCAGAATGTTATTCTTTGTATATGGAAGTAAGCCAAGGTGAATTCATTAACTCGGTGCCATGCCAGACTGGACTTGTTGCCTAACCACCACTTTTTTAAGGTATTCCAATTCAAGCAACTCCCTGGAATTGATAATATAATGGATTTTTATGTTAtcaacagggcttctgcttacgcaaaaaaatgcgtacagtacgcattaaaagttcagaggaccccttcaattttcgtcaatggggtcccattcaaatttgggcgaagaacagggaccccttaaaaatctgaaggggtccctgggaccccaaagaatttagccttagcagaagccctgtatcaATATCTGTAAAACTGAAAACAGTTAACTATATGTGAGAACTTTTAGTGATGTAAGACAACCCAGTAGAAACTCACGAGATCATTGTCAGATAGCACCATAGCAATGATGTCATTGGGTGACAAGAGAGCACCATCTGAGCTAGAAAAAGTCAGACGTGGGCACCGACCACAGTAACTGCTATATCGCTGGCTAGCCTCTTCACTGAGCCATCCAAATGTCCTTTGGTCactgcaaataataaaacagcagTCAGGAGTGGGgagattagtgttttacactgagccagcaactaaggttagaAAGAATAGAGTGCCCATAACAGgcaactttcactgtattggtgacaggcagcAAAGTCAGAAGACATTTATCATGTACTGTAAGGACCAGAGTGGTTAGAGACCTGGGTAGGGCCATCACAGTTTCCTCATTTATAAGATGTTAATGGTTATCAGGCCCCAGTTAAAATTAATGGGGGGTTTTCAGACTACCAATAAAAACCAATGGGtggttttcagatttttatttaaaatagttgtaaTTTTAAGAGTTTCAGTTAAAACTGACCATATAGAGGAAAAAGTACACATTAAtgtatgtgttaatattataatttctttGATTCCTGATATCAAGAAACTGTAATTATCACAATTTTTTATGCAAATGACATTTgataacaaatgacaaaatactagttttaaaatgtctggTTTATTACTTGCTTTTAAGTGAGGAGACCTCATAAAATCTGATACATAAAAATTCCCTTGAAACTACACTTTGATCTTAACTTTTGGCTGTGAGGTGATATAAACAAGTCAGCAAAGAGTTAACTTACGCCACTGCTGTAGGAATGAGAAAGATAGAGCCTTCTATCTTGACCTTGATGCGTAAGATGCTGTCTTGGGCATGGGTAGACTGTGACTGTCCTGAATGACTggtgtttaaataattattttcaagaacattttcaaaagcATCCTCCTGAACTTCTAAAGGAGCTAAACAGGAAAATGACTTGAAACTGCTTGCTTCAGTGCTCTGCTCTCCAGATGAGGATAAAGGTAATAATGAAGGCACCTGCTCTATGCTCTCTTCCTCAGATTCATTAGCTGTACCCAAGGGGCTGCTGATTGTCCGATCATCATCCTTATAATCATTCGTTATACTGTTTTCTacacttaaaatgtttcttttgtttgttctacTAGATCTTCCTGTAAGACTCAGTCGAGCTCGCTTGCCCTTATGAAAGTAGGAACAGCTAGCAGACAGTTTATCTCTCATTCTGCCTCGCTTGTGTCTTGCAGTCTGCAGATCATCAATAAGCCAATCATCACCCACTAGTTCATCTTCCCTGATCAGAGCCTGCGTACTCTGGGGTGACATCTGTGCTTTGTGGCATCTGGCGGTAGCAAGAACAAGTGCTTGTGTGGAGTTACCAACACTGGAAATTGCACTGCGATACAAATGAATGGCATCTTCTTCGTTAGAGACAGCTTCTGTCTGAAAAAGGTTTTTGTGGACATCAGACCATCTCTCTTTCCTCAAACTTCTTTCAGTCAAGACAGCACTGCAACAGTAGAAATTTTAGACTGTGTTTAACACAACTTTAAATCATGATTAGAAACATTTTAGGTCTAAAATGATCTGACAaatctatatctatataatttaaaagaattacTTTATTTCTGAAGCCTTCTTGCTAATGCTGGTCTGGCGATGCTGCCTGAGACTAGTCCTGTTTTCATTGTGAGAAGTAGATGATTGAGCATCAGATGGTTTGTTTCTCTGGCTGGATGTCGTAGCTTTACTTTTCATCACTGTGTGTATACCTTTACCAGAAAAAGGATAATAATGGTAGAATTCTATGTAGCAAAATCTAACAGTAGCCTCTTCTAAAATCACTTCCTATGTACATGGCATACACATAATATAAACACCTTGTATTGTTGAGTCTTTTGCAGGAACATAAGAAAGATCAAAGTAATgccttaacaaattttgtacagtgGTGTGATGAGAACTTTCTGGATTTAAaattagacaaaacaaaagaagtaaatatagactttaggagaatcaaagagGATTGCTACCAGTGTgatacacagtaaacctgttTAAACTGCTAACTCTTTCACATACCTGAgaactatttttgattgccagctcaaatggaatttaaacactgaacacattgttaAACTTGGCCAACAAAGAATATACCTTCTGCATAAGCTAAATAGTTTTTCAATTAGTTAAGCAATCTTTGGCTTTCTACCAGTCGtttattgagtcttttatctttctcaCTTCTTGTGTACTGGTTTCGCAATTTCTCTGTTTATGATAGgaatagtctgaacagtattgtcaacatctgttctaagataattggtattgAACAGAGGGATTTAGCCTCTTTCTGTGACCAAAAATAGTAATGAAAGCTTCACACATTTTGttaatacctgaacatgtactaacaagagaatttgtattattaagctcaggtaaacattaaTCCATGCCAGTATGTAAAAGTAACTGACACCTGAAATCATTTGTGCCATTGCAGTCCAGCTGCTGAACTTCAGATGAAGTGTcggtggtgtgtatgtgtgagtgatgCTGTAGGTGAGCACATGAATATCCTTGatgtaagtttatttgtttgttatatatatatgtcacttGCTCATTTTTCACCCCttcatttgctaatatttttcactgttgacatctttcaACGCTGCATCTTGCAACGaactttaattcttatttttatttccaacttttacttttgtgactagagcacATTCCCATGTTCAAaatgcccactgggacaaataaagttggtcattgtcattgtaacCATGGATACAGATCTGCATACTATGCATAATGTGATGAAGACTGGCTTCTAATCCTCCAACACCCActtcttcaaataaatattagcaCACTTGTTACCAAAGTGGTATCGTTAACAGCTGGAGGCATCTCTCTCCACTTACTTTTTTCACGATCCTGGAGAAGTCTAAGTGTGGCATGATACTGTGTTATGGTATCCTTGTCCAAGGTCTCCGCAACACGTTCATGCCAATCTTGCAAGGCCTGACTAGCAACAGCACCCTGAAAGTTTGTTATAACACAAGACTATATGcaaaactttcagaaaaatgaaattactTTTGTGACGTTAATGACAGCAATGATTCTGATAACCTGTCAGCAACTTTGCGCTTTGTTTTGCTTGGATTAACATTTAAGAGCAAATCTTAAAACACCAGACTGATgtgaaagacagacaaagagcCCTGAACATGGAACAACTCGATCTGAGTCTGCAGTAGattttacaaataaactttttaatcttttatatgTATTTCTGGTGGTCACTTCCAATTAAAAAGTATCTGACTATTGAAGTCAGTAAGTCAATATTAGGAAGAAACTTGACTAACATTTGAGTCTTCTGCTAGGACATTGGCGCCCATGTCTACTAAAAGCTGGATGATCTCCAAGTTGCCACATGAAGCAGCATCAATAAGGGGAGTGATGCCATTGCAGTGGATACCTCCACGGTCATTGATGTCAGCACCTGCTTCCAGAAGAGCTTCAACAATTGCATAGTGGTTGTTGTTGGCTGCCTCATGAAGGGGTGTCCACCCACAGTTATCTCGCACATTTACTGGGTGTCTCTGTAATTCAGCATGaacatgtgtacacacaaaacacagtaTGCAAGTAAATGCACTTATATGAACATACTCCATTATATGAACATACACTTCTCCATTATTTTGTAATCATTAACATTCCATCTGTAGAAGCATATTTTCAGGCTAATGCTTTGTTATCATGAGATTTTAAACCTGTCTCCTGGTTTTCCTTTTGCTGTCCTTTGtgcataaaattatttacaattcagaTGAATCATATCACAGTTGTAACACAATGTTTAAAGGATTGAAACATGGTTTCAAGACCATTTTATTTTTCGCCATCAAAGGTCCTGCCTGCCTTCGCAGCATTAACCCCttcccccccacccacccacccccccaaaaaaaagaaacaaaacaatcaaacaaaaaaaaaaaacaaacaaaaaaacaaacaaaaacaaaacaaaacaaaaaaaaaacaaaaaacaaaatgagagcCCACTTACCTCACTCAATAGTGTGCGAACTCTCTTCAGGTTACCCTTGATACATGCAATATGAAGTGGTGTCTCACCTTTGTCATTGAcctgatttattaaaaaatttaatttatttttaattgaagTAATAATCATGTAAATACATCTACATTTAGGCATTGACTTGCCTGAATCATTTGATACCCACCCACTCCCACCTCACACTTTCATTCTTGGGTGAAATACCATTCACAGCACCATATATATATTGGTAAAAATGCCAGAATAATTAGCATGCAAGAACACAGAAACTTGCActtgtgcacacatacatatatgcatcTACAATAAACAGAAGCCATGTGTAAGGTCAACAAGAAATGGGATGAAGTTAACAGAATTAAGAAAGTTGCCTTGTCTATTCTACTTGTTCTTCTTGCACTAGCTGTTCCTGAAGCAACGGGTGAGAGaatgtcttcttcttcttcagatgATTCTGAAAGAAGAACATTAAAGACAATACCaaataattctctttttctttttatacatttcaAAAAAGATTTCAGAAGACAATCTTCACATTTTGTCCTCCAGAATAAAGTAATAGCTGCAGtgacaaaagaacattttttaaagccttGACACCATCAAACTAAATGCATATAATAAATTTCTGAGATGTACTTTGAGAAGCCGAAGCATCTCAATGAGCAGAAAATGCAAACTGATACaaactttttaagttatatttATGCTCTACCCATCATTATAATTTGACTAAAACAGAATTCCAGCAATAATTTCTTGTGTTTCCTTGGCCCTTAAATTTTCAACTGTTCTtagattttattgtcaacattGGCTTATCAAATCAATAACTGAAATACATGATGTTCTTGTAGtgaaataagaagagaaaaagaaaaaagaaaaaaggaaaataacctGAACTTGTTAAATCAGAAAGGCTGTTATGTCCATCCCCATCAGTCTCATCTAtactttctttatctgtttcttcatctgttAGCTCATCCTCCAGTTTTAGTCTGTAGTCTGCCTGCAGCTGCTGTAGTTTCAAAGTGGTTTCCTGCAGATCACTGTCCTGACCAAAGGACTTCTGTACAGCTGCTAGCATGCGAAGAACTTTTGCCTgcagcacaaacattttcatgaaatgttttctgttacaatttattattttcaatctGCAGAAAAAgtatggtgttttttttaaactgacattCATATTGCTCCTGAAATGAACTGGATAAGCTTTGCAAAATGGAACACCAATaactcatgatgatgatgatatgaacAATTACAGTCACAGTAGCACTGAAATTAAATGGGCACAAAACACATCTGATGTCAAGAAACCAGAAGTTAAAAGGTCAAggaaaattaaacataaattaaaagCTTTTGGCAGCAAGAGCTTTGTTTCGGATCAACACATAGCTCAATGCACTGACAACTGTGGTGCAACTGACTCTAAAATCATATtttcttcaggtttttttactttttttttttggagggagtGGAGAACGGGCCACCCACTTTCTTATGCTTgtggaaatgaaaaatgtgatgACCCTGACACTGAACGCACATAACCAAATTCCAGGTGAAACCCTTCACCACTAAACTCTATATGAAGCaattatttattgataaaaagATTGTTCATTTACTGTTGAAATAAGAATGCCAGCTACAAACCTGAAGATGGGGCTTTCTTGCTTTTAAAGCACAAGAGAAAGCAGAGTTATAGGATTTGTGGAGTTCAGGATAGCCATCAcctcttatttcttcttgatCAGCTATATTGAGCCATGTAAGACAAGCCTAGTGATAAAGTAGAAAAATTAGTAATAAAGTAATGAAACTGATGATTACACACAAAGGCAAAATCACAGAAATATGAAGTCAAACTAACATTAGAGTCAAATACTAAGATGGAGGTAGTAGTTATATTATGTAATGATATGCtggacaaaaaaacaacaaaaaattaaaaaaaaacccacttctGTTTAAAGGTAAAAAGTAGAACCACTATGGTATACAGAACAAGATGTTCTATTCTAAAATCTTGAGTAAAAAACACGAAatactgatgaaaaaaataggGCAGAAATAAACACTgggtttaaaaagaaatagttacACAGATACATCCCTGAAAATTTCAGCAAAATAAGCATTTGCTCGAACAAGATACACGCAAGATCTGTGCACATTCTTGCCTTTGATTCCAGTCATTAGAGATGAAAATCTCTTCATTcatcagttattttatttatcttcacCATGCTTGAAGTACTTATACTGCTTCTTACAACAAGCAAACATTGTGGCACTAGTCAGACCtgttcattatctttttctcgAAGCTGTAATTCTTTCTGATAGCAAGCAATAGCAAAATCTGGCTGTTTATTGTCTGCAAAGGTCTGAGCCAGTGAGACATATGCTGGGACAAGCTGGTGTGCAGGTAGTTTTAAATGTTCTCCACATGAAAGctgcaacaacaataatgaatGATGAAATCATGGTTTTTATAAAATGCAACATCGAGAGCTTGACAAGTTATACTTTCAACCtcagcttaaaaaaacattttagaccaggggtctcaaactcatattagcatgtgggccgcagtggaaagtaacagccagtcagcgggccgcaccacgaaaagaaaatgttttttcattaaattttacgaacactactgtcactgcagttaaatgctaaaataaagtttttataattattaattacatttagtgtagtttattacatgcacaggcagtttagtttattaaaataagttgacgttgtctctgtcactaataacgggggtaattttcactgcgggagttaatcaccaagcacaacatacatatacaccgcggacatggccgagggccgcacaaaaatgtttcgcgggccgtattcggcccgcgggccgcgtgtttgagacccctgtttTAGAcggtaaaattcctttcttcaagtacttaccagatgacacgACTATATGGAGTTATCCTGACTAGCTACCTCAATTCAAGCTATCCACTCCCGATTGGTGAACCTGACCAATAAACAGGGAGAACACAAATTCGACCAAACTTTGCCAGTCAGTGAGCTCTCACAACAGTTTTTGGCCTGGCTGAGGAGAAACCAACATCAAGGAGGCAAGAGGGAGCTAACGAGTCATGTCATCTAGTAGAAACTGGAAGACAGGAGCGAGGAGCTGGGGAGATTGTTGTTTTATGCCGAACCTGGagctaagactatatcacggcaaggaaGCCAgacctgtaaatagatgccacatgcagagaaagaatagcatgccCAAGACAAAAGCTGAACCCAATGACAGCCAACCCacactgtatttgtgacaagCGCTAACCATTGCATCACAAATTGCCCTACtggaagaaaggaattttaccatcaaaaatggaatttcttcttcatactgtcccagatgacatgactatatggagaATAACAAAAAGGTGGGAGAtgtggaaaacaagaaaaacaacaattccAGCCAGGCGGCATAGCATGAGACCCCACAACCAAGCTACTGAGGAACACAGGCAAGATAGACCTATGGACACATTCATCCTTAGGTTATGCAACAAATGCATCTACAtgaacatgcatacacacccaGACTATTAAGGAAACCTGTAAGTGAAGGTGGCACAAGCACGTCAACACCTCCCTCCCCAATGCTGTCTGCATGGCCACGAAGGCCCCACGTCACATAGTGACTTGAGGGTGGGTGGAGGCGTTAAGCTATTGGTCGTGTGGCCCAGTCCctctaattttctctctttatgaGGAATGTAGCGGTGTGGTGAAAAAGCTGCTATTCAGTGTAGAGGGACAATGGTTGTCTAGCCTTTCCTTGTTCTGCtctaaagatttatttttccacCATGGTTCATCTCTGATCACCTGCACCCATCTGTTCTTAGGAGCAGCATACTTCACAAAGTAAATTGCAGAGCAGGACAGGAAGTCAGCAGAGCGAACACATAAGACAGTAGAAGACTTCACCACACTTCACAGGCTGCACACAGCTTATCCATGAGACATCAGAAACAAGGTAGCTGAAACACATCTTTACTGCATGAAATTGGGCAAAACCACTGGTGTGAGGGCTCACTGACTGAcaagggtggggtgggatgggagtAAGTTGgtctaatttgttttcctgtttattgGTCAGGTCTGACCAATCGGGAATGGATATCTGAAATTGAGGTAGCTAGTCAGGATAGCTACATATCATCATCTGGAACAGTACGAAGAACAAACCATTTTTGCTGACACCAATGATGACTAAATATAAAAGGTAGATGAAattagatttaaaaaagaagcaaataagAACAAATTTTGGTCCTAAATGTCATACAAAGATATACACAGTGAAACATCACATACCATTTTCTGATAGTATCTTATTGCCTCTGTAAAGTTGTCCATAGCAGACAAAGCATCACCAAGTTGCTCAAAGGCATGAAACATGTTTAAGGTGCCACAACCAGATTTTGCTCCTTGCATGGCACTTTCCATTAATGTCACTACAACAAACCACTGAACACTGTATAAAGTATTAATGATTagtgtaaaataatattaatgatagaTCACTTGTAAAAGACATTTCCTCAACAGAGTGAAGCTCAATGTACTCTACCAagattgtagtttttttttttgcttgtataaaGCATACATTGTGCCACACACTTAACAACATAGATCACTATTTTATATGCTACTTTTAAGCTGTAGCATTTTTCTGAGCAGATAAACAGAATGAGATGTTAGTtgtttatttatgcattatGCAGCTTGTCATGAGCTTGAATTACTATATATTTACCTGCTTTAAATAACTTGGTAATTCTTGCTGTGTCTTCTGAAGTGGATAAAATCTTGTGTGCTTTCTTCAAGCAGTGTTTAGCAAAGCCATAGTTGCCTACTGTGACATTGACCTGAAAGTGAAAACATCTGCATCAttcagaaaaagagaagaaatcaTCAAGAAGTCATCTAggactttttttatttcgtaacaattatttattcattcattcatctagTACCAGCGGACAAATGGTTAAACTGGTCACTGGGGGAAAACAACTGGACAGGCGAAGCAACTGA comes from the Pomacea canaliculata isolate SZHN2017 linkage group LG12, ASM307304v1, whole genome shotgun sequence genome and includes:
- the LOC112577419 gene encoding tonsoku-like protein isoform X1, whose protein sequence is MYMGLGLHSRNVCLTLRFTKHKQCVRDIEFSQSQHLSKINVFSKIGCNMLDRDLEKEISRLQRYKKKAEQKNDLKEVAHILNQLGELLSQNGNYTEAIEEHERERIISEGLGDKIGEAVACRKIGECHCALAQYDKALEFQHQHLVLAQECRDQVEVQRALATIGRTHLCQAETQTLKLAKLSLDKAEHSFIKALETCEMLKSSSKLTQSEYMSMKGRLFLNLGLVHDARGAEKEAAEYLKRALAIAEKYCLEEEQYLCHINMAVMYQRSNNPSMALRSLTVALATATKLNLKHNQGEVYLQMAVVNVTVGNYGFAKHCLKKAHKILSTSEDTARITKLFKAVTLMESAMQGAKSGCGTLNMFHAFEQLGDALSAMDNFTEAIRYYQKMLSCGEHLKLPAHQLVPAYVSLAQTFADNKQPDFAIACYQKELQLREKDNEQACLTWLNIADQEEIRGDGYPELHKSYNSAFSCALKARKPHLQAKVLRMLAAVQKSFGQDSDLQETTLKLQQLQADYRLKLEDELTDEETDKESIDETDGDGHNSLSDLTSSESSEEEEDILSPVASGTASARRTSRIDKVNDKGETPLHIACIKGNLKRVRTLLSERHPVNVRDNCGWTPLHEAANNNHYAIVEALLEAGADINDRGGIHCNGITPLIDAASCGNLEIIQLLVDMGANVLAEDSNGAVASQALQDWHERVAETLDKDTITQYHATLRLLQDREKSIHTVMKSKATTSSQRNKPSDAQSSTSHNENRTSLRQHRQTSISKKASEINAVLTERSLRKERWSDVHKNLFQTEAVSNEEDAIHLYRSAISSVGNSTQALVLATARCHKAQMSPQSTQALIREDELVGDDWLIDDLQTARHKRGRMRDKLSASCSYFHKGKRARLSLTGRSSRTNKRNILSVENSITNDYKDDDRTISSPLGTANESEEESIEQVPSLLPLSSSGEQSTEASSFKSFSCLAPLEVQEDAFENVLENNYLNTSHSGQSQSTHAQDSILRIKVKIEGSIFLIPTAVADQRTFGWLSEEASQRYSSYCGRCPRLTFSSSDGALLSPNDIIAMVLSDNDLIEGVVNSWDQSSLSERYLQACRSCHTVVYRNILAELKQAESCNILRLADLALSPLVLQPAIMALQAQTSLKELHLPGNDIGDTGLEWLVQVLPDLPNLHTLNLEDNGITAQGFAYLVNLTVVCTSKSSLISLHSRPLLPGSSNVRSPHDIKRPLQGLRTLKMSHNSLGNEIADSLCTILDKLVSLEHLCLNSCRLTSKLLFASNQNLCAVLQRCSLRHLEISHNSLDKAGIELLLSCLKQCPLVSLDIANTVLDTNRGQCAFHLQDFQAVSHTLERLSVAGCQLDTEEVIIIRSLPQHCPHLRYLNVSFNAAVTTSCLQNLLWCSTQSPSSRLQHVEAMSCALTSPLGTIFMSAIADKLASDWPLHTFKFSCQHLEEREQSEISHLWTQRWSHAAKVLIRQGCVLLTVDGILPSSFQI
- the LOC112577419 gene encoding tonsoku-like protein isoform X2; this encodes MYMGLGLHSRNVCLTLRFTKHKQCVRDIEFSQSQHLSKINVFSKIGCNMLDRDLEKEISRLQRYKKKAEQKNDLKEVAHILNQLGELLSQNGNYTEAIEEHERERIISEGLGDKIGEAVACRKIGECHCALAQYDKALEFQHQHLVLAQECRDQVEVQRALATIGRTHLCQAETQTLKLAKLSLDKAEHSFIKALETCEMLKSSSKLTQSEYMSMKGRLFLNLGLVHDARGAEKEAAEYLKRALAIAEKYCLEEEQYLCHINMAVMYQRSNNPSMALRSLTVALATATKLNLKHNQGEVYLQMAVVNVTVGNYGFAKHCLKKAHKILSTSEDTARITKLFKAVTLMESAMQGAKSGCGTLNMFHAFEQLGDALSAMDNFTEAIRYYQKMLSCGEHLKLPAHQLVPAYVSLAQTFADNKQPDFAIACYQKELQLREKDNEQACLTWLNIADQEEIRGDGYPELHKSYNSAFSCALKARKPHLQAKVLRMLAAVQKSFGQDSDLQETTLKLQQLQADYRLKLEDELTDEETDKESIDETDGDGHNSLSDLTSSESSEEEEDILSPVASGTASARRTSRIDKVNDKGETPLHIACIKGNLKRVRTLLSERHPVNVRDNCGWTPLHEAANNNHYAIVEALLEAGADINDRGGIHCNGITPLIDAASCGNLEIIQLLVDMGANVLAEDSNGAVASQALQDWHERVAETLDKDTITQYHATLRLLQDREKSIHTVMKSKATTSSQRNKPSDAQSSTSHNENRTSLRQHRQTSISKKASEINAVLTERSLRKERWSDVHKNLFQTEAVSNEEDAIHLYRSAISSVGNSTQALVLATARCHKAQMSPQSTQALIREDELVGDDWLIDDLQTARHKRGRMRDKLSASCSYFHKGKRARLSLTGRSSRTNKRNILSVENSITNDYKDDDRTISSPLGTANESEEESIEQVPSLLPLSSSGEQSTEASSFKSFSCLAPLEVQEDAFENVLENNYLNTSHSGQSQSTHAQDSILRIKVKIEGSIFLIPTAVADQRTFGWLSEEASQRYSSYCGRCPRLTFSSSDGALLSPNDIIAMVLSDNDLIEGVVNSWDQSSLSERYLQACRSCHTVYRNILAELKQAESCNILRLADLALSPLVLQPAIMALQAQTSLKELHLPGNDIGDTGLEWLVQVLPDLPNLHTLNLEDNGITAQGFAYLVNLTVVCTSKSSLISLHSRPLLPGSSNVRSPHDIKRPLQGLRTLKMSHNSLGNEIADSLCTILDKLVSLEHLCLNSCRLTSKLLFASNQNLCAVLQRCSLRHLEISHNSLDKAGIELLLSCLKQCPLVSLDIANTVLDTNRGQCAFHLQDFQAVSHTLERLSVAGCQLDTEEVIIIRSLPQHCPHLRYLNVSFNAAVTTSCLQNLLWCSTQSPSSRLQHVEAMSCALTSPLGTIFMSAIADKLASDWPLHTFKFSCQHLEEREQSEISHLWTQRWSHAAKVLIRQGCVLLTVDGILPSSFQI